A stretch of DNA from Patescibacteria group bacterium:
AATTATTTGATTATAAATTTTCAGATGGTCTTTTATTAATTTGGTAATTAAAAAATTTTTTTTTACTGAAAGATGGGCTTTTTCGCCTATTTTTTTTGCTAATTTTGGATTTTTTAAAATTTCCACGATTCTTTTAGCGGCCTCATCAGTGTTATCAACTAAAAATCCATTTTTTTCGTCTTTTATTTGAAATTTTATTCCTCCGACATTTCCGCCAATTACAACTTTACTATGCCACATACCCTCAGTTACTGTAAGTCCAAATCCTTCTCTTAACGAAAGCTGAAGAATAGGATTAGCGCAATTTTGCAAAGCGTTTACTAAAACTTCATTTTTAAGCCCAATTTTTTTTAAATCAGAAATTAAAATTACATCAGTATCTCCTTTAGCGTATTTTTTAACCTTTTGATATATTTTAGGAGCCGAAGGATCGTCCTGGGCTTCCATTACTCCTAATAATACTAATTGCAAATCAGGTATTTCTTTTTTAGCTATATAAAAAGCTTTAGCAGCGCCAACAGGGTTTTTCCAAATTCCAAATCTTGAAACCTGCGCGATAATCGGCTTGCTTGGATTTATATTAAGGCGCTTTAAAATGTTTTTTAGTTTTTTTGGCTTTATAATTTTATTTTTTTTTGTTAAAGGATCAATCGTCGGATAAGAAATGACCGCCTTTGAAGCGTCAAAATTTTTTATAACATATTCTGGCAGAGAAAAAATCACTTTTTGATAAAATTTAATGTAGGGGTTTAAAAATTTTAAAATTTGTTGGTTAGGAGTAGAAAGATCAAGATGAATTCTTAAAATCATTGGCGCGCCATCATAGAAAGCAGAAATAGCCAATGGCTGGGGGTCATGAATTATTACTAAATCAGGTTTTAGTCTATTTAACTGCTCGGCTATTTTTTTATTAACATTTAAATAATATTTTTTTTCTTTTTCTGTTAAAGAAATTTTAAGACCTTGAAGCCCGTTATGAATTTTTTTAGTAATACTAAAAAAGAATCTGTCTTCTTTTATAAAATACCAATTGCTATCTATTCCAAGCGATCTCTCCAATGACGGTTGGCTTTCTAAAATTTCCGCTACGCCTCCTCCGTCAGGAGTGGCATTGATATGGATTATTTTTTTCCCTTTTAATAGTTTGGCTAATTTTTTAATCCTTTTTATTTCTTCTGCGGAAACAATTTTTTTATAGTTGTTTATATTTCTCTTTATAATCTTTCTTTTTTTAAGCATAAATTTAATTTTATTTTTCCAAATAAACTGTCTGAGTTGGATAAGCCATAACAATATTTTCTTTTTCAAAAGCCGTTTTTATTTTTAACATCATTCCTTGGTTAGCGTCCATATAATCATTATATTCTCCTGTTTGAATGTAATAAACAACTTCAAATAACAGCGCTGAATCTCCAAATTCGTGAAAATGAGCCCGATCAAAACGAGCCAATTTTTCCGACTCAACAATTTCTTTTATTATTGAAGGAATTTTTTTCATTTTTTCTGACAATGTATTATAAACTACGCCAAAAGAAAAAGTTATTCTTCTTTCTTTCATTTTTTTAAAATTTTGGATTCTGGCCGAAGTTAATTCTTTATTGGAAATTACAATTTCTTCTCCGCGGAGGGCTCTTATTCTTGTTGTTTTGATACCAACTTTTTCAACAATGCCTGACTGCTCTCCAACTATGATAAAATCCCCAACTGTAAATGGGCGGTCAAAATAAATCGCAAACGAGCTGAAAAGATCGCCTAAAATATTTTGCAAAGCTAAAGCAATCGCGATTCCGCCGATTCCCAAGCCAGCTACCAAAGAAGTAATGTTAACTCCAAGATTTGACAAAAAAAGCAAGACACCAATACACCATAATACTGCCTTAGAAATATTTCCTAACAATCTCATAGCTGATTTAGCGTGATCGTCTTCTTGATATTTTTTCATGCTTCTTTTTATAACATAATCAATCAAAATTTTAATTGCCGTAATCGCTAGATAAATAACCCACGCGACTAAAATAATATTTATTATTTTTTCCGCTATGTTTTTTATAGCTAAAAAATTTAAAGCTAAATAAAAAGATAAAAACGAATAAAAGGGCGGACGAAGCGTATTAATAATTTTAACAAAAGTGTCGTCAATATCTGTTTTGGTTTTTTCCGCAATTTTTTTTAATTTGTACAAAACAATACTTTGAAAAATTTTGAAAATAATAAGCGAAACAAAAAACACAATCAAAGCGATCAAAAAACCTTTGATTGTGTTTCCTAAAAATTCGTATTGCCAAAAACCGCTGTTAGTTTGTTCTGATAAAAATTTGAAAATTGATTCAAACATAAATATATAATTAATTATTTAGATATAAAATTTATCGCAAATAATACTTTCTTAATAATAAAATAAAATAATTTTATTTAAATAAATTACAAATTCAAAATCACAAATAACAAATAAATTACAATGACCAAAATTATAAATCCCTGCCTCGCCGGCAGGCATGCAAAACAATTTTGAATTTTGGAAATTGGAAATTGCCTGCCCCGTAGTTAAGTCTGAAAGACTTATACTACTGGGGATTGAAAATTGAAAATTGATAATTGATAATTTATGCCTCTAGTCTCCCATATTCATCATCATACCTTATAATATCGTCTTCTTCAAGATAGTTTCCTGTTTGCACTTCAATTAATTCAAGATTTATTTTGCCTGGATTTTCCAAACGATGTTTTGCGAATGCTGGAATAAAAGTGCTTTCATTTTCCTGTAAAAGAATATTTTGTTCTCCATTTACTATTTTAGCAATTCCTTTAACAACAATCCAGTGTTCAGCGCGATGATAATGGGACTGCAAACTTAATTTAGATCCAGGGAAAACAGTGATTTTTTTTACTTTATGCGCTGGCGTGTCAATTAACACTTCATATTTTCCCCAAGGACGATATACAATTAAACTATGTTCA
This window harbors:
- a CDS encoding glycosyltransferase — its product is MLKKRKIIKRNINNYKKIVSAEEIKRIKKLAKLLKGKKIIHINATPDGGGVAEILESQPSLERSLGIDSNWYFIKEDRFFFSITKKIHNGLQGLKISLTEKEKKYYLNVNKKIAEQLNRLKPDLVIIHDPQPLAISAFYDGAPMILRIHLDLSTPNQQILKFLNPYIKFYQKVIFSLPEYVIKNFDASKAVISYPTIDPLTKKNKIIKPKKLKNILKRLNINPSKPIIAQVSRFGIWKNPVGAAKAFYIAKKEIPDLQLVLLGVMEAQDDPSAPKIYQKVKKYAKGDTDVILISDLKKIGLKNEVLVNALQNCANPILQLSLREGFGLTVTEGMWHSKVVIGGNVGGIKFQIKDEKNGFLVDNTDEAAKRIVEILKNPKLAKKIGEKAHLSVKKNFLITKLIKDHLKIYNQIIK
- a CDS encoding mechanosensitive ion channel family protein; the protein is MFESIFKFLSEQTNSGFWQYEFLGNTIKGFLIALIVFFVSLIIFKIFQSIVLYKLKKIAEKTKTDIDDTFVKIINTLRPPFYSFLSFYLALNFLAIKNIAEKIINIILVAWVIYLAITAIKILIDYVIKRSMKKYQEDDHAKSAMRLLGNISKAVLWCIGVLLFLSNLGVNITSLVAGLGIGGIAIALALQNILGDLFSSFAIYFDRPFTVGDFIIVGEQSGIVEKVGIKTTRIRALRGEEIVISNKELTSARIQNFKKMKERRITFSFGVVYNTLSEKMKKIPSIIKEIVESEKLARFDRAHFHEFGDSALLFEVVYYIQTGEYNDYMDANQGMMLKIKTAFEKENIVMAYPTQTVYLEK